A window of Thunnus thynnus chromosome 17, fThuThy2.1, whole genome shotgun sequence contains these coding sequences:
- the sun1b gene encoding SUN domain-containing protein 1 isoform X5: MSRRSLRLQTSAGHYGNDSLADYSQNHSNSSYTSTRRETRTVRSRKQQSSSGSLSLSLSQAATPRKALSFSAVSTPINNSSSIQQSHTASEASLLTPILDQSSLRQRTITTTTTTTTTSGDGHWGKSTDHSSSSINGDVSASASKSHATLANGYICKDCSVHSHRTESLTTHSSSSSNSQAAEASTDAHTFSSSPFTSIYSRDRSRRNKTGVLMSMLYTCIRYSKRALAPIVSLVTLLFNNVLWLGSRAKSPPRKGVLVSFSDSVRQAVSSGLSQLWLFKQTTLHRMMGYRANGYEGQAHSSFCGSMNVKDLVTEDASHLNLNGSLCDDCKGKQYSETHTVLTQSSRPRRLVGALWSLLAYTGYCLLQPGYCVVRAGKAVGSGVGTAAQRLLSLLWMLLAAPVKAGRGLLWFLAKGWYQLVSLMSLLNVFFLTRCLPKLWKLLLLLLPFLLLLALWLWGPSTATLLAYLPAINLTEWRSASPFTLFSNSGPVSAPGPASVPVPPTETPLEQTPATPISQAPILPPVVVSSVDLERLERVERQLALLWERVQQGDDKQKQHHTDILGLYSTLREQLHTQTDRESLGLWVSSLLEERLSVLRGELDQENTHRAQSEEQQKLHQESQTARLADLELLLNTLAAKTEEVQQKQQLYEHEKEKREKEVVISAADTAPVSVGVKQEDHDALLAEVQRLELELGKIRQDLQGVAGCKGKCEQLGSLQETISAQVSSQVRKELQALFFGSSESAEERGEVPESLIYWLSQRYVSTPDLQALLASLELSILRNVSQQLELNRAQTLGEAESQAKTIIQTVTGTVQHTASTEGLTEEQVKLIVQNALKLYSQDRTGLVDYALESGGGSILSTRCSETYETKTALMSLFGLPLWYFSQSPRVVIQPDVYPGNCWAFKGSQGYLVIRLSLRIRPTSFCVEHIPKALSPTGNITSAPRNFTVYGLDDEYQEEGKLLGQYVYNEDGESLQTFPVTEQNDKAFQIIEVRVLSNWGHPEYTCLYRFRVHGEPRPQ; the protein is encoded by the exons ATGTCACGGCGGAGCCTGCGTCTGCAGACCAGTGCTGGTCACTATGGCAACGACAGCCTGGCTGATTACTCCCAGAaccacagcaacagcagctacACTAGCACCAGGAGAGAAACACG GACGGTGCGGAGCAGGAAGCAGCAGTCCAGTTCTGGCTCTCTGTCTTTATCCCTGAGCCAAGCCGCCACACCGAGGAAAgccctctccttctctgctgTTAGTACCCCGAttaataacagcagcagcattcaGCAAAGCCACACTGCATCTGAGGCCTCACTGCTCACACCCATCCTGGACCAGTCCAGCCTTAGACAACGTACCATCACCACAACTACCACCACTACCACTACTTCTGGGGATGGACATTGGG GGAAGAGCACTGACCACAGTTCATCAAGTATCAATGGTGACGTCAGTGCCAGTGCATCAAAGTCCCACGCCACGCTCGCCAACGGTTACATCTGTAAAGACTGCTCTGTACACTCTCATAGGACAGAGTCCCTTACCAcacactcatcatcatcatcgaaTTCTCAGGCTGCAGAAGCTTCCACCGATGCCCACACCTTCTCGTCGTCACCTTTCACCAGCATATACTCCAGGGACAGGAGTCGGAGGAACAAGACAG GTGTCCTGATGTCAATGTTATATACGTGTATACGCTACAGCAAACGAGCCCTGGCCCCCATAGTGTCCTTAGTCACTCTGCTCTTCAACAATGTGCTCTGGCTGGGTTCAAGGGCCAAGAGCCCACCGAGAAAAG GTGTCCTTGTGTCGTTTTCGGACTCAGTGAGACAAGCGGTGTCCTCCGGTTTGTCCCAACTGTGGCTGTTTAAGCAGACCACTCTCCACAGAATGATGGGCTACAGGGCAAATGGCTATGAAGGACAAG CTCACTCAAGTTTCTGTGGAAGCATGAATGTGAAGGATCTGGTGACTGAAGACGCATCACATCTTAATCTCAATGGTTCCCTGT GTGATGACTGTAAAGGGAAGCAGTACTCTGAGACACACACCGTCCTCACACAGTCCTCCAGGCCTCGGCGCCTGGTGGGGGCGCTGTGGAGCCTTCTAGCTTACACAG GTTACTGCCTCCTCCAGCCAGGGTACTGTGTGGTGAGAGCAGGCAAAGCAGTGGGATCAGGGGTTGGGACAGCAGCACAGAGGCTGCTCTCGCTGCTCTGGATGCTCCTGGCAGCTCCAG TGAAGGCAGGCAGAGGTCTTCTGTGGTTTCTTGCAAAAGGATGGTACCAGCTGGTGTCTCTTATGTCTCTCCTCAATGTCTTCTTTCTGACACG ATGCCTTCCCAAACTCTGGAAGCTCCTGCTGCTTCTTTTGCCCTTTTTGCTCCTCTTAG CTTTATGGTTGTGGGGTCCGTCCACTGCTACCCTGCTTGCCTACCTCCCAGCTATAAACCTAACGGAGTGGCGTTCTGCATCTCCCTTCACCCTCTTCTCCAACTCGGGGCCAGTCTCTGCTCCCGGTCCCGCCTCTGTCCCCGTCCCTCCAACAGAGACTCCACTGGAGCAGACACCAGCTACCCCGATCTCACAGGCACCG ATCCTCCCCCCAGTGGTGGTCTCTAGTGTGGACTTAGAGCGTCTTGAACGTGTGGAGCGCCAACTAGCCCTGCTGTGGGAGCGAGTCCAGCAGGGTGACGACAAGCAGAAGCAGCATCACACTGACATTTTGGGTCTCTACAGCACCCTGAGGGAGCAGCTCCACACTCAGACCGACAGGGAGAGTCTGGGACTGTGGGTTTCCTCACTGCTGGAGGAGAGGCTTAGCGTGCTGCGAGGAGAGCTGGACcaggagaacacacacagagcacag AGTGAAGAGCAGCAGAAACTGCACCAAGAGAGTCAGACAGCACGGCTGGCTGATTTGGAATTGCTGCTCAACACTCTGGCTGCCAAGACTGAG GAGGTGcaacagaagcagcagctgtATGAGCACGAGAAAGAGAAACGGGAGAAAGAAGTTGTCATTTCAGCAGCAGACACAGCTCCTGTCAG tgtgGGTGTGAAGCAGGAGGACCATGATGCTCTGCTGGCAGAGGTGCAGAGACTTGAGTTAGAACTGGGCAAAATCAGGCAAGACCTGCAGGGTGTTGCAGGATGCAAGGGCAAGTGTGAGCAGCTGGGCTCTCTGCAGGAGACA ATATCAGCTCAGGTGTCCTCCCAGGTACGTAAGGAGTTGCAGGCTCTGTTCTTCGGCAGCAGCGAGTCAGCTGAGGAGCGCGGAGAGGTGCCTGAGTCTCTGATCTACTGGCTGTCCCAGCGCTACGTGAGCACGCCTGACCTGCAAGCCTTACTGGCCTCACTGGAGCTGAGTATCCTGAGAAACGTTTCCCAGCAGCTGGAGCTTAATCGAGCCCAGACCTTGGGAGAAGCAGAGTCCCAAGCCAAGACCATCATCCAGACAGTAACTGGGACTGTCCAGCACACTGCCTCTACTGAAGGACTGACAGAAGAG CAAGTGAAGCTGATAGTCCAGAACGCGCTGAAGCTCTACTCCCAGGATCGAACGGGTCTGGTGGACTATGCCCTGGAGTCTGGAG gtggcAGCATCCTCAGTACACGCTGCTCTGAGACATATGAAACCAAGACAGCCCTCATGAGTCTGTTTGGCCTGCCACTCTGGTACTTCTCCCAGTCTCCACGTGTTGTCATCCAG CCTGATGTGTACCCAGGTAACTGTTGGGCATTCAAAGGCTCTCAGGGCTATCTGGTGATCCGGCTTTCATTGAGGATCCGGCCCACATCCTTCTGCGTGGAGCACATTCCCAAAGCCCTGTCCCCAACCGGAAACATCACCAGTGCGCCACGCAACTTCACTGTCTAT GGTCTAGATGATGAGTACCAAGAGGAAGGGAAGCTGCTGGGACAATACGTATACAATGAAGATGGGGAGTCACTGCAAACCTTCCCTGTTACG GAGCAGAATGATAAGGCCTTCCAGATAATTGAGGTGCGGGTGCTGTCTAACTGGGGGCATCCAGAGTACACCTGCCTGTACCGCTTCAGAGTCCACGGAGAACCTCGGCCTCAGTGA